The Spirosoma radiotolerans genome has a window encoding:
- the argB gene encoding acetylglutamate kinase, translating to MDNLTVVKIGGNVIDDPAALKRFLAAFAGLPGAKLLIHGGGKVATQMAEKLGIQTTMVEGRRITDQPMLDVVTMVYGGLVNKQIVAKLQALEVNAIGMTGADAGTVLARKRPVKDIDYGMVGDIEEVDSGQIQFFLRQALTPVFAPITYSLAGDLLNTNADTMASAIAVDMCRHNTVTLIYCFEKKGVLSDPSDENSVINVLTPEQYAENKAAGTINKGMIPKLDNAFKALDSGVSKVIICHADELAMAVQQGAGTTLKK from the coding sequence ATGGATAACCTGACGGTAGTAAAAATTGGCGGGAATGTCATCGATGATCCGGCGGCTTTAAAACGATTTTTAGCAGCTTTTGCTGGTTTGCCGGGTGCCAAACTGCTGATTCACGGTGGTGGTAAAGTGGCTACCCAAATGGCTGAAAAGCTGGGCATTCAAACTACGATGGTGGAGGGGCGTCGCATTACCGATCAGCCCATGCTCGATGTGGTGACTATGGTCTACGGTGGCCTGGTTAATAAGCAGATCGTGGCGAAGCTTCAGGCGCTTGAGGTGAATGCGATCGGTATGACAGGAGCTGATGCCGGAACGGTACTTGCCAGAAAACGACCGGTGAAAGATATTGACTATGGCATGGTCGGCGATATAGAGGAAGTGGACTCGGGACAAATTCAGTTTTTCCTCCGCCAGGCTTTAACCCCGGTCTTTGCGCCCATAACCTATTCGCTTGCCGGTGATCTGCTCAATACCAATGCGGATACAATGGCGTCGGCTATTGCTGTTGATATGTGCCGCCATAATACAGTAACCCTGATTTACTGTTTTGAGAAAAAAGGCGTATTAAGCGATCCGTCAGACGAGAACAGTGTCATCAACGTGCTGACGCCTGAACAGTACGCCGAAAATAAAGCCGCCGGAACCATCAATAAAGGAATGATCCCGAAGCTGGATAATGCTTTCAAAGCCCTGGACAGTGGTGTATCGAAAGTGATTATTTGCCATGCCGACGAACTAGCAATGGCTGTGCAGCAGGGAGCCGGAACGACCTTAAAAAAGTAA
- a CDS encoding DUF1735 domain-containing protein: MKKIFNIIVAASLAVGLTSCLKDDEHFVDFASAGYVAEIPYVANRSILKTVTVSAASSSLVAPVDINIASPNPPTQDVPVTVAIDQAALTAYNTANKTSYTLLPAAAFQLTNPMVTVAAGQRIATVNVNFIGTQIPATGGPYAVPLSITTVPSNVVISANYHTQILVVSRAK; this comes from the coding sequence ATGAAAAAAATTTTTAATATTATCGTGGCCGCGAGTTTGGCAGTTGGTCTGACTTCGTGCCTCAAAGACGATGAACATTTTGTCGATTTTGCCAGTGCTGGCTACGTAGCTGAAATTCCTTATGTGGCTAACCGGAGCATACTGAAAACGGTAACCGTGTCTGCAGCCAGTTCGTCACTCGTAGCGCCCGTTGATATCAACATCGCGTCGCCGAACCCGCCAACACAGGATGTTCCGGTCACGGTTGCGATTGACCAGGCCGCTCTGACAGCTTACAATACAGCCAACAAAACCAGTTATACGCTTTTGCCAGCCGCGGCTTTCCAGCTAACCAACCCTATGGTGACGGTTGCCGCAGGCCAGCGGATTGCAACGGTTAATGTGAACTTTATCGGTACGCAGATTCCCGCTACGGGCGGTCCCTACGCCGTCCCACTGAGCATCACAACGGTACCCAGCAATGTTGTGATCAGTGCGAATTACCATACACAAATTCTGGTCGTTTCACGCGCGAAATAA
- a CDS encoding DUF4286 family protein, translating into MILYNTTYSVADEVAADWLRWMKRFFLPAVMATELPVSHKILRLLTELDNGGTTYSVQLDFTTMADYAAYQQYHADALRERIQHRFGNQFISFDTLLEEA; encoded by the coding sequence ATGATTCTTTATAATACGACGTACAGCGTTGCCGACGAGGTAGCGGCTGACTGGCTTCGCTGGATGAAGCGCTTCTTTTTGCCAGCGGTAATGGCGACCGAATTGCCCGTAAGCCACAAAATCCTGCGCCTGTTGACCGAACTCGATAATGGCGGCACAACATACTCCGTTCAACTCGACTTTACTACCATGGCCGACTATGCGGCCTACCAGCAATATCATGCCGATGCCCTGCGTGAACGTATTCAGCATCGCTTTGGCAACCAGTTTATTTCATTCGATACGCTGCTGGAAGAAGCTTAA
- a CDS encoding efflux RND transporter permease subunit: protein MIWHSISSFILKNRILLVLAVLLGTVFMGYKASKVKLSYELAKILPVTDPDYQYYEAFKSRFGQDGNVMVLAIETDSMYQLGFFNDWYALSQKIKRIDGIKDVVSNANLYTIIRDDSARTFRIRLLVPKPLTTQLGLDSLKTHIAALPFYRNLVTDSSGKAHLMAISFDQKVVNTKNRISLVRQVEAVADSFGRNHTLKTSSVASATSDGTVHMSGMPYIRTEFTAKVSKEMFLFLGLAFLVTALILFYFFRSVTVVLSALAVVGVGVIWATGYIVLLGYDITLLTGLIPPLIIVIGVPNVIFLLNRYHEELNRNRSKEDALMIASEKVGETTFFANITTSIGFFVFYFTGSPLLVQFGLVAALGIMTTYAVSLILVPIIFSYLTTPTPRQRGHLERRQVSGFLSWVDTLVHTRRTAIYTFIAIITAISIVGALQINPIGFVVDDLPKNDPIYTDLKFIESRFKGVMPFEVSIDAKRAGRVLTPQTLTKIKLLEREFGKYPEFTRPLSLVEAVKFFYQAYRGGDPKYYALPGALELSQLANYAPQLKGAKNAGGGLAFKAYLDSTFRYTRISFQMPDVGTVRTTQLLNELQPKADSIFNIDRTTGKRVAAADQYDVHITGNSVVFTRGNDYLLTNLAESTIMAILLVSVILIILLRDVRLSLIAILPSVVPLLVTAGIMGFCGIHLKPSTILIFSIAFGISSDGTIYFITKYRDELRNQKLSLDRAVSETIRYTGISMFYTAMILFAGFAIFAASTFQGTVALGILVSITLLMGMASNLILLPAFLLTVDKRRKKAVLMTDE, encoded by the coding sequence ATGATTTGGCATAGTATCTCTTCTTTTATTCTAAAAAATAGGATTCTACTTGTCCTGGCGGTGTTGCTCGGCACTGTCTTTATGGGTTATAAGGCCAGTAAGGTCAAGCTCTCCTACGAACTGGCCAAGATCTTGCCGGTTACTGACCCCGATTATCAATACTACGAAGCCTTCAAATCACGGTTTGGACAGGATGGTAATGTGATGGTGCTGGCCATTGAAACTGATAGTATGTACCAGCTCGGGTTCTTCAACGACTGGTATGCGCTAAGCCAGAAAATCAAGCGCATTGACGGGATCAAAGACGTCGTATCGAACGCGAACCTGTATACCATTATCCGCGACGATTCGGCTCGCACGTTTCGTATTCGGCTGCTGGTCCCGAAACCGCTCACGACCCAGCTTGGCTTAGACAGCCTGAAAACGCATATTGCCGCCTTGCCCTTTTACCGCAACCTGGTAACCGACAGCAGTGGCAAGGCGCACCTGATGGCTATTAGCTTCGACCAAAAGGTTGTTAACACCAAAAATCGCATTTCACTGGTTCGGCAGGTCGAAGCCGTAGCCGACTCCTTCGGCAGAAACCATACGCTTAAGACTAGTTCCGTTGCTTCTGCCACATCCGACGGCACGGTTCACATGTCGGGAATGCCATATATCCGCACCGAGTTTACGGCCAAAGTCAGCAAAGAGATGTTTTTGTTTCTGGGGCTGGCCTTTCTGGTGACAGCCCTGATTTTATTCTATTTCTTCCGCTCAGTAACGGTCGTTCTGTCGGCACTTGCCGTCGTAGGCGTCGGCGTAATCTGGGCAACGGGTTATATTGTTCTGCTTGGCTACGATATTACATTGCTGACCGGGCTGATCCCACCGTTGATTATCGTGATTGGGGTGCCCAATGTCATTTTCCTGCTCAACCGATACCACGAGGAACTGAACCGGAATCGTAGCAAAGAGGACGCCCTGATGATTGCCAGTGAGAAAGTTGGGGAAACGACTTTTTTTGCCAACATCACGACCAGTATCGGCTTCTTCGTCTTCTATTTCACGGGCAGTCCCCTGCTGGTGCAATTTGGCCTGGTAGCCGCGTTGGGCATTATGACGACCTACGCAGTATCGCTCATCCTGGTACCCATCATCTTCAGCTACCTAACCACACCCACACCCAGGCAGCGCGGCCATCTGGAACGTCGGCAGGTCAGTGGTTTCCTGAGCTGGGTCGATACCTTAGTACACACCCGCCGAACGGCCATTTATACCTTCATTGCGATCATAACGGCGATTTCCATTGTTGGTGCCCTGCAGATCAACCCAATTGGGTTTGTAGTAGACGACCTGCCTAAAAACGACCCGATTTATACCGATTTAAAGTTTATCGAAAGCCGGTTCAAGGGCGTTATGCCTTTTGAGGTGAGTATCGACGCCAAGCGGGCCGGTCGGGTATTAACGCCCCAAACACTGACAAAGATCAAGTTGCTCGAACGGGAATTTGGTAAGTATCCTGAGTTTACACGGCCCCTGTCTCTGGTCGAAGCCGTCAAGTTTTTTTATCAAGCCTATCGCGGTGGCGATCCCAAATATTACGCATTGCCCGGTGCACTCGAACTAAGCCAGTTGGCCAATTATGCTCCGCAGTTGAAGGGAGCCAAGAACGCAGGCGGAGGACTGGCCTTTAAAGCCTATCTGGACAGCACGTTCCGGTATACCCGGATTAGTTTCCAGATGCCCGACGTAGGTACAGTTCGGACAACGCAGCTCCTGAACGAACTCCAGCCCAAAGCCGATTCTATTTTCAATATAGACCGGACAACGGGCAAGCGTGTAGCAGCCGCCGATCAATATGATGTCCACATCACTGGCAATAGCGTAGTGTTCACACGGGGCAACGATTACCTGCTTACCAACCTGGCCGAGAGCACGATTATGGCCATTTTGCTGGTTTCGGTTATCCTGATCATTCTACTGCGTGATGTTCGGCTAAGTCTGATCGCTATCCTGCCTAGTGTAGTGCCCCTGCTTGTCACGGCGGGTATTATGGGCTTTTGCGGCATTCACCTGAAACCATCGACTATTTTAATTTTTAGTATCGCTTTCGGCATATCGTCGGATGGCACGATTTATTTTATCACAAAATACCGCGATGAACTGAGGAATCAGAAGTTGAGCCTAGACCGGGCCGTATCGGAAACGATTCGGTATACGGGTATCAGCATGTTTTATACAGCTATGATTCTGTTTGCGGGGTTCGCCATTTTTGCGGCTTCAACCTTTCAGGGAACTGTTGCGCTGGGTATTCTGGTATCCATCACTCTTCTTATGGGCATGGCTTCCAACCTGATTCTGCTACCAGCGTTCCTGCTAACTGTCGATAAACGCAGGAAGAAGGCAGTGTTGATGACGGATGAATGA
- a CDS encoding C40 family peptidase, producing MRKMLLTVFCTVSFGIVQAQTVPTVTNDLTDVPTVTSNEVSFYDQIPLVKNVINYAKEHLSVRYRSGGTTTRGFDCSGFTRFCFNKFGISLPHSSAAQGNVGAAVDKESAQPGDLILFKGHSSGGNRIGHVGLITEVIGDRIKFIHSAWNGGVRYDYLSASYYQHRYMGIRRVVHLLAEK from the coding sequence ATGAGAAAAATGCTCCTGACAGTATTTTGTACTGTCTCGTTTGGCATCGTTCAAGCACAAACCGTACCTACCGTAACTAATGATCTGACCGACGTACCCACCGTAACGTCAAATGAAGTAAGTTTTTACGATCAAATTCCGCTCGTAAAAAACGTCATTAACTACGCTAAAGAACACCTTTCCGTTCGTTACCGCTCCGGTGGCACAACGACCCGAGGATTCGACTGCTCTGGCTTCACCCGCTTTTGCTTCAACAAATTTGGGATCTCGCTCCCCCACTCCAGTGCTGCTCAAGGCAATGTAGGTGCCGCTGTCGACAAAGAATCGGCTCAACCCGGCGACCTGATTCTGTTCAAAGGCCACAGTTCGGGTGGCAATCGAATTGGACATGTTGGACTGATTACGGAAGTAATCGGTGATCGAATCAAATTCATTCACTCAGCCTGGAACGGGGGCGTTCGGTATGATTACCTAAGTGCGAGCTATTACCAACATCGCTATATGGGTATCCGACGCGTTGTTCATTTACTGGCTGAAAAATAA
- a CDS encoding N-acetylornithine carbamoyltransferase, translating into MTNFLSLADVTSIDALIQSGLAAKANPFADQVLGKNKTIGLIFFNSSLRTRLSTQKAAQNLGMNVMTMNVGQDSWGLEMEEGVLMNGDKAEHVREAAAVMGRYCDIIGIRAFAELKDRDKDYREQVMHQFATYAGVPIVNLESATRHPLQSLADCITIEEAKRTDRPKVVLTWLPHFKPLPQAVANSFCEWMNARAQAGKIEFVVTHPAGYELAPEFVGNAHVTHNQSEAFAGADFIYGKNWSSYTHYGQVLTQDPSWAVTMDDMNLTNNGKFMHCLPVRRNLKVSDAVLDSPQSLVIEQAANREWSAQAVLKEILKNG; encoded by the coding sequence ATGACCAATTTTCTCTCCCTCGCCGACGTTACCAGCATCGACGCCCTGATTCAGTCCGGCCTTGCTGCCAAAGCCAACCCTTTTGCCGATCAAGTGCTCGGTAAAAACAAAACCATTGGCCTGATCTTCTTTAACTCCAGTCTCCGTACCCGGTTGAGCACGCAGAAAGCTGCTCAAAATCTTGGGATGAATGTCATGACCATGAATGTTGGGCAGGACAGCTGGGGGTTGGAAATGGAAGAGGGTGTGCTCATGAACGGCGATAAAGCCGAACATGTGCGCGAAGCGGCTGCGGTTATGGGGCGGTATTGCGACATCATTGGCATCCGGGCGTTTGCCGAACTCAAAGACAGGGACAAAGATTATCGGGAGCAGGTGATGCATCAGTTTGCTACCTACGCCGGTGTTCCCATTGTTAATCTTGAATCTGCCACCCGCCACCCGCTGCAATCGCTGGCCGACTGCATTACGATTGAGGAAGCCAAGCGTACCGACCGCCCAAAAGTGGTGCTAACCTGGCTACCGCATTTCAAACCGTTACCGCAGGCTGTTGCCAATTCATTTTGTGAATGGATGAATGCCCGCGCTCAGGCCGGAAAGATTGAGTTTGTGGTAACGCATCCGGCGGGTTATGAGCTAGCGCCGGAGTTTGTTGGGAATGCCCATGTAACACACAACCAGAGCGAAGCCTTCGCCGGTGCCGATTTTATCTATGGAAAAAACTGGTCCTCCTACACGCATTATGGGCAGGTATTAACGCAGGACCCCTCCTGGGCCGTTACCATGGATGACATGAACCTAACGAACAATGGTAAATTCATGCATTGCCTACCCGTTCGCCGTAACTTAAAAGTATCCGATGCCGTGCTCGACAGTCCTCAGTCGCTGGTTATTGAGCAGGCAGCAAACCGCGAATGGTCGGCTCAGGCCGTATTAAAAGAAATTCTAAAAAATGGATAA
- a CDS encoding glycoside hydrolase family 130 protein, producing the protein MSIKATRTGIVLRPDPTRVLFRPFDLGSTTRTLKIVARVGSMTDEEAEQKLDEVIREFGGRHYKLERFLLNRFEQIKPHLLTDEPLTEDRKLLLGAYFTMEYSLESAALFNPSMIWHPDQTNVPPGYKRFILSLRATGEGHVSSISFRMGYIDETGKIVLRQPSRYVTSPEIVPNHRFNRTLFERKLYELRLENSIQEKMMVGLGDEFSLSELEAQIKRVSAQYRYNAEYDTIASGLLALAKSNYEIHFDDDQSLDERCIFPTSPNETNGIEDARFVQFTDDNGEVTFYATYTAYNGRVTFPQLLETKDFTHFSVSTLNGAEVSNKGMALFPRKIGGKYAMISRQDGENIYLMYSDDLYFWQTKELILKPTYNWEYVQLGNCGSPIETEAGWLVLSHGVGPMRKYAIGAFLLDLNDPCKVIGRTSEPILSPDENEREGYVPNVVYSCGGLINNGELIIPYAMADYASSFATVNVAELLAELTGQSKTETIAAEVQV; encoded by the coding sequence ATGAGTATAAAAGCCACCCGAACGGGCATTGTTCTCCGGCCAGATCCAACCCGCGTTCTCTTTCGTCCTTTTGATTTAGGCAGTACGACCCGGACCCTGAAGATTGTGGCTCGTGTGGGTAGTATGACCGATGAAGAGGCCGAACAAAAGCTGGATGAGGTCATTCGTGAATTCGGTGGTCGGCACTACAAACTCGAACGCTTTCTACTGAATCGGTTCGAGCAGATAAAGCCCCATTTGCTGACCGATGAGCCACTCACCGAAGACCGAAAGCTGCTGCTGGGTGCGTATTTCACCATGGAATACTCGCTCGAATCGGCTGCATTGTTCAACCCATCCATGATCTGGCACCCCGACCAGACCAATGTTCCCCCCGGTTATAAACGCTTTATCCTGAGTCTGCGGGCAACAGGAGAGGGCCACGTTTCATCGATCTCGTTTCGGATGGGGTACATCGATGAGACCGGAAAAATTGTCTTACGGCAACCGTCCCGGTATGTGACATCGCCCGAAATTGTACCGAATCATCGGTTCAACCGGACGCTGTTTGAGCGTAAACTTTATGAGCTACGGCTGGAAAACAGCATTCAGGAGAAAATGATGGTGGGGCTGGGTGACGAATTCAGCCTGTCGGAACTGGAAGCGCAGATTAAGCGCGTATCAGCGCAGTACCGCTACAATGCCGAGTACGACACCATTGCCAGTGGCTTACTGGCGCTGGCCAAGTCGAATTACGAAATTCACTTCGACGATGACCAAAGCCTCGACGAGCGGTGTATTTTCCCCACCTCGCCAAATGAGACGAATGGAATTGAAGATGCACGTTTTGTGCAGTTTACCGACGACAATGGCGAGGTAACTTTTTATGCCACCTATACCGCTTACAATGGCCGGGTCACATTTCCGCAATTGCTGGAGACGAAAGACTTCACCCACTTCAGCGTAAGCACGCTGAATGGAGCCGAAGTATCCAACAAAGGGATGGCGTTGTTTCCCCGTAAGATCGGTGGCAAATATGCCATGATCTCGCGCCAGGATGGTGAGAATATTTACCTGATGTATTCCGATGATCTTTACTTCTGGCAGACGAAAGAACTCATTCTAAAACCTACCTACAACTGGGAATATGTGCAACTGGGCAACTGCGGGTCGCCCATTGAAACCGAAGCGGGTTGGTTGGTCCTGAGTCACGGTGTTGGGCCTATGCGTAAATACGCTATTGGTGCGTTCCTGCTCGACCTCAACGATCCCTGCAAGGTGATTGGCCGCACCAGCGAACCCATTTTGAGCCCCGACGAAAACGAGCGGGAAGGCTATGTGCCCAATGTTGTTTACAGTTGCGGAGGCCTCATCAATAATGGCGAACTCATTATTCCATATGCCATGGCCGACTACGCCAGTAGCTTTGCGACGGTGAATGTAGCCGAATTGCTGGCCGAACTGACTGGGCAAAGCAAAACAGAAACGATAGCGGCCGAAGTTCAGGTATAA
- a CDS encoding glycosyltransferase family 4 protein gives MATHTNRPSMINYKHDDQTETEASMWGHNPKNVAFIGDYLPRQCGIATFTSDLYLSYDSFIPDSRALVVSVNDTPDGYDYPSEVRYDFYQHDHNAYKKAAEFLNSKDVDVVCLQHEYGIYGGPAGNYVLTLLRNLTMPIVTTFHTILKDPNEDQLLVLKSIADLSSRVVCMSEKGRDFLINIYEIPEEKIDLIPHGIPDMPFVDPHFFKDKFGMEGKQTLLTFGLLSPNKGIENVIRALPRIVEQNPNVVYMVLGATHPNLIKHEGEVYRDSLKKLAQDCGVRDNVRFYNQFVELDGLLEYLGAADIYITPYLNPAQITSGTLSYAFGCGKAVVSTPYWHAEELLADGRGVLVPFGDSDAIATEIIDLLSDESRRHQIRKKAYLMGREMIWERAIQAYANSFAHARQERMSTVNNQAVYAVGAHSSLVFKLPVVRLDHLFRLTDSTGIIQHARHHLPFYDEGYCTDDNARALILALTLQSAGLGDQKLAKAADNYCAFINHAYTDDHRRFRNFMSYDRRWLEEFGSDDSTGRTIWALGTCIGRSADRNTVTWAMSLFEKVLPTVVSMSSPRSWAFALLGIYEYQKKFNDDRLAKTIERQLLDKLTFRYTETATEDWPWFENTLSYDNAVLAHVLIRSNDKHLVDIGLNSLRWLVGLQTSPHGQFQPIGSNGFYTKGQNRAYFDQQPLEAQSTISACLAAFAATGEDEWHRTAIRIFKWFTGYNDLGLPLYDQQTGGCRDGLHIDRVNQNQGAESTLSYLLALADLYTSQRQRSDVKPVNVAMPAMLNG, from the coding sequence ATGGCAACTCACACGAACCGACCCAGCATGATCAATTATAAACACGATGATCAAACAGAAACGGAGGCATCCATGTGGGGTCATAATCCTAAAAATGTAGCGTTTATTGGCGATTATCTCCCACGTCAATGCGGAATCGCTACGTTTACATCAGATCTCTACCTGTCTTACGATTCATTTATACCTGATTCCAGGGCATTGGTTGTATCCGTTAACGATACACCCGACGGTTACGACTACCCTTCTGAAGTGCGGTATGATTTCTACCAGCACGATCATAACGCGTACAAAAAAGCAGCTGAATTCCTGAATTCAAAAGACGTTGATGTCGTTTGCCTGCAGCACGAGTATGGCATCTATGGTGGCCCGGCCGGTAATTATGTTCTGACGTTGCTTCGCAACCTGACGATGCCCATTGTAACCACCTTTCATACCATTCTGAAAGACCCCAACGAAGACCAGTTGCTGGTGCTCAAAAGCATCGCCGATTTGTCGTCCCGGGTGGTTTGTATGTCGGAGAAAGGACGCGATTTTTTGATAAACATCTACGAAATACCCGAAGAGAAAATCGACCTTATTCCGCACGGTATTCCAGACATGCCGTTCGTTGATCCGCATTTCTTTAAGGATAAGTTCGGTATGGAGGGCAAGCAAACGTTATTGACGTTTGGTCTGCTGTCGCCCAATAAGGGAATTGAAAACGTAATTCGGGCGCTGCCCCGAATCGTTGAACAAAACCCGAATGTCGTTTATATGGTGTTGGGCGCCACCCATCCTAATTTGATAAAACACGAAGGGGAAGTCTACCGGGATAGCCTGAAAAAACTAGCCCAGGATTGTGGCGTTCGCGATAATGTCCGGTTCTACAATCAGTTTGTAGAATTGGACGGGCTGCTGGAATACCTGGGTGCGGCTGATATTTATATTACGCCATACTTGAACCCGGCTCAGATCACCTCCGGAACCCTATCCTACGCGTTTGGTTGTGGCAAGGCCGTTGTATCAACGCCTTATTGGCACGCTGAAGAATTGCTGGCCGATGGTCGGGGCGTTTTGGTTCCCTTTGGGGATTCAGACGCGATTGCTACCGAAATCATCGACCTGCTCAGCGATGAGTCGCGACGGCATCAGATTCGGAAAAAAGCGTATCTGATGGGCCGCGAAATGATTTGGGAACGCGCCATACAGGCCTATGCCAACTCGTTTGCTCATGCCCGGCAGGAGCGCATGAGTACGGTCAATAACCAGGCCGTCTACGCAGTTGGGGCACACAGTAGTCTGGTCTTTAAGTTGCCCGTTGTCCGGCTCGATCACCTGTTTCGCCTGACAGATTCGACCGGCATCATCCAGCACGCCCGTCACCATCTGCCCTTTTATGACGAAGGGTACTGCACCGACGACAATGCTCGGGCGCTGATTTTGGCACTGACACTTCAAAGTGCTGGTCTGGGTGACCAAAAGCTAGCTAAAGCGGCAGATAATTATTGTGCGTTTATCAACCATGCGTATACGGACGATCACCGGCGTTTCCGAAACTTTATGAGTTACGACCGTCGCTGGCTTGAGGAATTTGGTTCTGATGACAGTACCGGCCGTACCATCTGGGCGTTGGGTACCTGCATTGGCCGGTCGGCCGACCGGAACACGGTTACGTGGGCCATGAGCTTGTTCGAAAAGGTGTTGCCAACGGTTGTTTCTATGTCGTCTCCCCGTTCGTGGGCGTTTGCACTGCTGGGTATTTACGAGTACCAGAAGAAATTCAACGACGACCGGCTGGCTAAAACAATTGAACGTCAGTTGCTCGATAAGCTTACCTTCCGCTACACAGAAACCGCTACGGAAGACTGGCCCTGGTTCGAGAATACGCTCTCGTATGACAATGCCGTTCTGGCGCATGTGCTGATTCGGTCGAACGATAAACATTTGGTCGATATTGGGTTGAACTCCTTACGCTGGCTGGTGGGTCTACAAACATCGCCACATGGCCAGTTCCAGCCTATTGGCTCGAATGGTTTCTATACGAAAGGGCAAAACCGCGCTTATTTCGATCAGCAACCGCTGGAAGCGCAAAGTACAATCTCTGCTTGTCTGGCCGCTTTTGCCGCTACGGGTGAGGATGAATGGCATCGAACCGCTATCCGAATCTTTAAATGGTTTACGGGCTACAATGACCTGGGTTTGCCTCTTTACGACCAGCAAACAGGCGGCTGCCGGGATGGCCTGCACATCGACCGGGTTAACCAGAACCAAGGTGCTGAATCTACGCTGTCTTATTTATTAGCGTTGGCCGATTTATATACCAGCCAGAGGCAACGGTCTGATGTAAAGCCGGTTAATGTAGCAATGCCCGCTATGCTAAATGGGTAA